Proteins from one Ovis aries strain OAR_USU_Benz2616 breed Rambouillet chromosome 12, ARS-UI_Ramb_v3.0, whole genome shotgun sequence genomic window:
- the RGS16 gene encoding regulator of G-protein signaling 16 translates to MCRTLAAFPTSCLERAKEFKTRLGIFLHKSELGSDTGNVGKFEWGSKHSKEGKNFSEDVLGWKESFDLLLSSKNGVAAFHTFLKTEFSEENLEFWLACEEFKKLRSATKLASRAHRIFEEFICGEAPKEVNIDHETRELTRTNLQAATAACFDAAQRKVRALMEKDSYPRFLKSPAYRDLATQAMAASASPSSGSPAEASHT, encoded by the exons ATGTGTCGCACCCTGGCCgccttccccacctcctgcctGGAGAG AGCCAAAGAATTCAAGACACGGCTGGGGATCTTTCTTCATAAGTCAGAACTGGGCTCTGATACTGGGAATGTTGGCAAGTTCGAGTGGGGCAGTAAACACAGCAAAGAGGG caaaaactTCTCAGAAGACGTGCTGGGATGGAAAGAGTCATTTGACTTGCTGCTGAGCAGTAAAA ATGGAGTGGCCGCCTTCCACACCTTCCTGAAGACAGAGTTCAGTGAGGAGAACCTGGAGTTCTGGCTGGCCTGTGAGGAGTTCAAGAAGCTCCGGTCTGCTACCAAGCTGGCATCCCGGGCTCACCGGATCTTTGAGGAGTTCATCTGCGGTGAAGCCCCCAAAGAG GTGAATATAGACCACGAGACCAGGGAGCTGACCAGGACGAACCTGCAGGCCGCCACGGCTGCATGCTTCGACGCGGCGCAGCGGAAGGTGCGAGCCCTGATGGAGAAGGACTCCTACCCGCGCTTCCTGAAGTCCCCCGCTTACCGGGACCTGGCCACCCAAGCCATGGCCGCCTCTGCCTCCCCGTCCAGCGGCAGCCCAGCTGAGGCCTCGCACACCTGA